GAATCTTTATGTAAAAGGCCTGGCAAACATCGTCGACAAGGACCAGCAAGCGATTTTGAGGGATTATCCATTCCCGTTTGCTCAGACGTTCTCTCTCGCGGACGGTCCAGCCAGGATCTTGCAGGAAATGGACAAATATACTGCCGGCAAGGTGACGGTCGACCAGGCACACGATTACTTCAATAGCTACGATCCAAGCGCGATCCCGATATTCGACAAGATGGTCGCTTACAAAACTAAGCCGTACGACAATAATAACATCTCGGGTTGGAATTTCTCCGGGGACAACGCAAATGATTTCGGACTGATTTATTCTTTTGGCGTCGGCTTGAAGCCTTATGTGAGCGGCAAGTTCAAGTGGGTCAACACCTTGACTTATGCAAGAACCAAAACGATGGACAAACGTTGGGCCAATCTGAAAAAACTCGAGTATGAAACGTTCTCCAAAATCATTGTCGGCCAAGAACCGATCAGCGGCTTCGATACATTTGTACAGCAGTGGAAACAAGAAGGCGGCGACCAAATCACGCAAGAAATTCAAGAATCGTTAAATCAGTAAGCTCAATTCATCCATACAGGTCACAATGAGTTCTGTCTTTGGGCGGAACTCATTGTTTGCCTGCCAATTTTTGACTACAGCGTATATGAGATAAGGATAGGGAGGAAGAGAAGATTTTGTCTATTTTAAAAGTTGAGAAGTACCGTCCCAAGTTTCATTTTTCTCCTGCGGCGGAATGGATGAATGACCCGAATGGGCTGGTTTATTTTAATGAGGAATATCATCTTTTCTACCAACACCATCCATACGGAATGGAAATGGGAGCGATGCATTGGGGACATGCGGTAAGCAGGGATCTTATGACATGGGAACATCTCCCTGTAGCGCTTGCTCCCGATGAGAATGGCATGATTTTTTCAGGCAGCGCTGTGGTAGATTGGAACGATACAACGGGTTTTTTCGGCGGAAAGCCTGGGCTTGTCGCTATTTTTACTCACCATAACGGGTTGACACTTAATCAAACCCAAAGTATTGCATATAGTCATGATTCCGGAAGGACCTGGATCAAATACGAAGGTAATCCGGTTATCTCTTCTGACAAATATGACGATTTTCGGGATCCGAAGGTCTTCTGGCATGAAGAAACGAAGCGATGGGTGATGGTTCTCGCTTGCGGTCAAACGGTTTGCTTTTACCATTCGACCAATTTAAAAGAATGGACCTTTAGCAGCGAATTCGGTAAAGGAATCGGTTCCCATGACGGCGTCTGGGAGTGTCCTGATTTGTTCGCGTTACCGGTTGATGGGGACAAAACGAAACTGAAATGGGTCTTCCTAGTAAGCATTGGCAACGAGCCTGACATCAAGGAAGGTTCAAGAACCCAGTACTTTACCGGGCATTTTGACGGTCGTACCTTCATGCCGGATGAAGCTTCCCAAACCATTCGCTGGCTTGATTATGGCAGGGATAATTATGCAGGCGTAAGTTGGTCGGACATCCCCGAAGAAGATGGACGCCGAATCTATATCGGCTGGATGAGTAATTGGAGATATGCAAGTACGACTCCTACCAAGAGCTGGAGGGGGGCCATGACGATTCCAAGAGAGCTTACACTGGAATCAAGGAATGGCGAAGCAGCATTGATTCAACGTCCTGTGCTGGAACTGGAGAAGTTCAGAACTCCTCTTCTAGAGGTGGAAGGGGAAGCTGTAAACGAGCTTAATTTGTTATTGAAGGATCAGCAACTGGTAACGTATGAAATTGTAGCCGAATTTGAGCCTGTCCAGGGCATCGACTCCTTTGGGTTTAAACTAAGAACATCACAACAGGAAGAAACAGTGGCAGGATATTCCGTGAAGGAATCGGCAGTATTTGTAGACCGCACTCGATCGGGAGTCGTTGATTTTCATGAGCATTTCCCCGGCAAACATCAAGCTGTCTTGCCGCCAGATCTGCAGTATCTGCAGCTGCGTCTTATTGTAGATCGCTCATCAGTGGAGTTATTTGCGGGCGATGGACTTGTCGCGATCACAGATTTGATTTACCCGTCCCCATCCTCATTAGGATTATCGTTTTTTTGCAATGGGAAGAACGAGATACCTTATAAAGTAAAAATGTATAAATTGTAGTTGTCTAAATTAATAGCGTGAGCGGTGAATTTACGTTGTAAGTCCAGGTCCGATTTGAACACCGGCTCTCCGCCGAAATGCGGAGGGTTGTATTTCGGCGATCATGGAAGCGTATACAAAGACCGTGATCCATTGAAAAATTTTATTCGGAGGAATGAGCATGGGCAAATTAAAAAATAAGTTACTTTTAGTGCCTGTTTTGAGTATGAGCCTCGCTGTCGCACCCGCCTTCCAAAGTGCTGAACAAGCATCAGCGCAGCCGTTGCAAGCTCCAAATGGCGCTTCCGTGCAGGTTTGGCTGACAGACGTACAGTCCGGCACGTATGTTGACCGCAAAGACGATTTGGCATTCACACCAAAGCAAACGGATAACCCGCTTACGATCCAGGTCGACGAAAGCCGCAAGTATCAACAAGTTCAAGGTTTCGGGGCGGCCATGACCGACTCTTCCGCTTGGCTTATTGGGAACAAAATGTCGGATGCTCAGCGCACGGAGCTGATAAAAAATCTGTTTGATCCCTCGTCAGGCATCGGCCTGAGCTTACTCCGCACTCCGATGGGCGCTACGGATGTAAATGCATCCGGGAATTATTCCTATGACGACATGCCAGCGGGACAAACGGATGGGGCGCTAGCCAACTTCTCGATCCAGCATGATGAGGCGTACATCATTCCGGCATTGAAGCAGGCTCTCTCGTTTAATCCGTCTATCAAAATCACGGCTACCCCGTGGAGCCCGCCAGGTTGGATGAAGACCTCAGGTTCTATGATAGGAGGTACTCTTAAGGACGAGTACTATTCTACGCTCGCGAGCTATTTTGTAAAGTTCATACAAGCTTATAAAAAAGCCGGTGTGCCCATATCCTATGTTTCGCCGCAAAATGAACCGATGGGCACTCCCACCTGGCCCGGCATGTTCCTGTCCGCTTACCAGGAAACCCAGTTGATACAGGAGATGGGCAAGGCGTTTGATGCTAACAATATTCCCGCGAAGATTTTAGCTTGGGATCACAACTGGGATGTTCCCTCGTATCCCGAGAAGATTTTTAGCGACCCCGCTGCCTCCAAGTACGCCGTTGGAACCGGATGGCATGTCTACAGCGGCAGTCCTATTTACCAAACTCTGGTCCACAACAACTATCCAAGTAAAGAAGCTTTCATCACGGAAGCCACTGGGGGTACTTGGCAAGCAAGTGACCAGGCAGCGTTCTCTGATGCACTTCATACTTGGATTATCAATGGTACGCGCAATTGGGCGAATGGAGTGATGCTATGGAACATTGCACTCGACCCCGATATGGGTCCGCTCAACAGCGACACGAATGGTATACCTATGATGCGCGGATTGGTTACCATTGATCCGACTAACGGAAAAGTATCCTACAATGTGGACTATCACGCACTCGCTCAAGCCAGCAAGTTTGTGAAGCCCGGAGCCTATCGAATTTACTCGAATACCTTTGGGCAAGGCAGCATAGAGGATGTCGCGTTTCAGAACCCGGATGGATCGAAGGTCCTGATCGCGTATAACTCGGGGGACGCCGCGAAGACCTTCAGCGTTGCAAATGGAACGCGATCGTTCGACTACACCTTGAATGCCGGCAATGCCGTCACGTTTAAGTGGGCTGGACCTCCGCAGAACGGAAATCATGCCCCGGCAGCGACGAATGTCTCGGATCCGACACATGACTTTACGTTCCAGCCGGGATCAGGTCCGGTTACGATCACGTACGATCCGGCATTACTGCCCCTCCAGAATACCATCCGTACCGGAAATAGCTTTCTCACGTATTCCTTTCCGTCCGGAGCTTCGATCCAGACAGGAGGAACGGCGCTGAACCGCAGCCGGTGGACCGTCACGTCTTCCTCGAATTCGGTTGGGGATGGGACCGGGAATGCAGCCGGGGATTTGGCCAAGAACGCGATTGACGGCGATATCAACACAAGGTGGACCAACGGACATGGGCAGAAGAACGGCGACTGGTTCCAGATCGATTTGGGGAGCCCTGCGAGCTTCAATCAAATTGTCCTTGATAACAGCGTAAACAGTTCATTCGACTACATTAATAAATATCAGGTATATGTTTCAAATGACGGCGTCAATTGGGGCAGCGCGATTGCAAACGGCAGCGGGGGCATAGGAAGGATAGACATCACGCTGCCAACACAGACGGCACAGTACATTCGCATCGTCAATACCGCACCATCCGGTTTCTGGTGGTCTATTGGTGAAATCAATGTATACGGGCCTTCGAATGGAACGGATTCCGGTTCGATCGCAGCTCCGACATCGGTATCAAACGGCCTTCAGCTGCAGAACTGGACCAGCCCGGAAGGAACTCAGGTTACCGTCGTATACAATGGAACCGGCAGCAGCCAGAGCTTCCCGATATCCACCGATAGCTCGTTTACCTATACGCTCCCCAGCGGGACTTCAGCGATGTTCACAACTAGGGATTCGTCAAGCTTCAGGGCACCGGCCTTCAGCAGCATGACGCCGAACGAAGGGATAGCGGGCTATATGATTACGATCAACGGTTCTAATTTCGGTAACTTACAGGGGCTGGGTACGGTGACTTTCGGATCGATCCCGGCCAACATAGAGAGCTGGTCGGAATCGAGCATCACCGCTTACGTTCCGAACGGGGTTCCATCGGGGACGGTTACGGCTTCTGTATACGGAAGCAGCGGAGTATATGCAGGCGGATCTCCGTTCAATGTTATAGGACTTCCTCCTGCGCTACAGCGGACGGGTTGGACCGCAACGGCTACGAATGTAAGTCCATGGGGTGATGTGCCCGGAAAAATGTTGGATGGCGATATTAACAGTCGGTATAGCTCCGGAACAGGGCAGTATAACGGTCTTTCGTTTACAGTGGATATGGGGCAAACGCAGACTTTCGACAAGATTGTGATGGATTCCGGCAGCAGCACCGGTGACTATGCGCGAAGCGCAGACGTATACGTATCTGCGGATGGAACCAACTGGACCAAGGTTTCTTCCGTAACAGGAACCGGCCCAGTCGAACTGTCCTCCTTCGCAACGCAGAGAGCTCGCTACATCAAGGTCGTCAACACCGGCAGTGCGGGTAACTGGTGGTCCATCGCAGAGTTTAACGTGTACAACTCAAAGTCGACTTGGACCGTAACGGCTACGGATGTAAGCTAGTGGGGCGATGTGCCCGGAAATATGCTGGATGGCAATTCTGAGACTCGGTATAGCTCCGGAACAGCGCAATATAATGGTCTTTCGTTTACAGTGGATATGGGACAATCGCAGACATTCAACAACATTGTGATCGATTCCGGCAGCGGCAGCAATGACTATGCGCGAAGCTCAGACGTATTCGTATTTACGGATGGAACGAACTGGACCAAGGTTACTTCTGTAACAGGAACAGGACCACTCCAACAGATCACCTTCAAAGCGCAGACAGCCCGCTACATCAAGGTCGTCAACACCGGCAATGAGGGTTACTGGTGGTCCGTCGCAGAGTTTAATGTGTACAACGCAGCTGCAGATTATCGGACGGGTTGGACCGCAACGGCTACGGATGTAAGTCCGTGGGGCGATGTGCCCGGAAATATGCTGGATGGCAGTCTTGGCACTCGGTATAGCTCCGGAACAGGGCAGTATAATGGTCTTTCGTTTACAGTGGATATGGGGCAAACGCAGACTTTCAACAAGATCGTGATCGATTCCGGCAGCGGCAGCAATGACTATGCGAGAAGCTCAGACGTATTCGTATCTACGGATGGAACGAACTGGACCAAGGTTACTTCTGTAACAGGAACCGGTCCACTCCAACAGATCACCTTCCCAATGCAGACAGCTCGCTACATCAAGGTCGTCTGCACCGGCAGTGAGGGTTACTGGTGGTCCGTCGCAGAGTTTAACGTGTACAACACAGCTGCGGAATGAGCGAACCAAGAGTTGAAATAAAGAGTTAAATCAGTAAGAGTAATTCCTTATAGGCAACAATGAGTTCTGTCTTTGACGGAACTCATTGTTTACCTGTCAGTCCGGACTGTAACGTATATGTGCGATAAGGATACCGTCCCAATGAGGAGAGGTGAAGCACAATGTTGGCAGTATAAGGGAGTAAGATCAGGTCCGATTTGAACGCCGGGGTCTTGTGAAAATAAAGTTTTAGACTGGAAAATAAAGTATTAGACTGAAAAAGATGGAAACTAAACATTAAAGTTGGAACCTGGTAATAGTGAGTAGAACTCAGTTAACGGGTGTTTATTGATAATAAGTTAAGGAACTTCTAGTACAGTCCCGATGATGCTCTGTTAGCTCATCGGGACTATTTATGTGAAGGATGAATGCGTTAAATATAGGTCGTAACTGCTAAATAGAGATTGTAACTGGTAAATAAAGATTGTTACTGACAAATAAAGCGTGTAACCCAAAGTTATATTCACACCCAGAGAAGTCCCGATGGTTCCATTGGGACTTCTCTATTATTAGGAGGACTAATCATGACTTCATCAATAGGAGATCGTAGTAGAATATGCGATGAAATCCTACTAAAGAATGAGTATATGTAAGATAAACCATTAAAATTGAGGGACGGGCAGAATAGTTTAAGATCAAGCGCGGTGAACCGTATCACAAGTAACGGCAAGTTTTTTTTTGGAAGACGCCACCCGGAGCTGCTTAGTTAATGGAGAAGTGAACCCAGTCTTTCCCTTGGATCGCGTTCATTCTATTGAAGAAAGATTGAGCTCGTGTGTTATTGATTGATGTTATCCAAGTCATATTGGCGTATCCCCGATCTATGCAGTATTTTTTACATGCCAGGTAGAGTTGGGATTCCAGTTCTGTATCTCTAAAGGGTTCTTTGACGAAGAGATCGTTCATGACAGCAATTTTATCTGTTTTCATCGTGCTAAATGTAAAGTAGAGTGTAGCAAAACCGACGAGTCTACCAATTTCTTCTACAACGAATTGGATACCATGTTGTTTGTCAAAGAGGGTTCGAATCAAATGATGGACGTTATCGATAGGCGGGCCAGGGTTTTGATAAAAGCCAACGATATATTCATACATTAATTCGGTCAAACTCGTTAAATCTTTAAGCTCAGCGGATCTTACTAAAGCAGACATAGTTATTCCTGCAGTTTTCATATTTTTAAATTATACATTGAATAAAAATACAATTGTCTTTTGGTGCTGCCCTGCAAGTGGCGTTCAAAAAAACGTGCCGTTACAGACAGCGCGGTGAACCGTATCACAAAATTAGTGGTAAAGCGGAGAGTTGCGGTTAATGTTAATTTAAGGATATAATAGTCAGATTATATAGATTCAGAGATACGTGGCGAAGTTTCTCCCCATTATTTAGGTAGTACTTTCTCATTTTATTCAAGACGAACAGTGGCTTATAAAATTGAGACGATCGGTTCGGTGGCGTGTGTGAAAAGGATGTTTCGCCCGTCAAAAGGAGGCCAAGATGAACGAAACAGCATTAGAGCTTCAGTTATTTGAGAACTTAAAGCCTGAGTTAACATCGTTCTGTTACAGAATGCTAGGATCCATCGATGACGCAGACGATGCTGTTCAGGAAACCTTTATTCGTTTTTGGCAAAGTTGGAATTCATTCAGGCAGGAATCCTCATACAAAACATGGGCCTATCGTATTGCATTAAACTTATGTCTAGACAAGCTAAGACAAGCCAAACGCCGCACTCGTCCCGTTGACCTATCCGACCCAGCGTTACTCATCGTCGAACCCCGCGAAAAGTTTCCTGACTCATCTTGGATTTGGCCTGCCCCTGATTTCTCGGATAGTCCGGAAGATATTCTCATTCGTAAAGATACCCTTCAACTCTGTTTTATTGCACTCTTACAAATATTACCACCCCGTCAACGTGCTGTTCTTGTTTTGAAGGATGTATTCGAATGGTCCTCCAAACAGATCGGTGAAACTTTAGAAATATCACCAGCAGCGGTGAACAGCGCCCTTCAAAGAGCCAGAGAAACGATGGACCGAGCGAAACTTCATTCTGACGAATTTAGCATGATGGATGTCGAACCTGATCGTGAGCTGCTATCACGGTATGTGGAAGCCTTCGAACAATTTGATATCAATGCGCTGGTAGCGTTGTTTCATGAGGAAGGCCGTCTGTCAATGCCGCCTTTCGCAATGTGGGTACGCGGCAAAGACGATTTGTTCAAGTTTTTTGCGCTTACACGCTGGCATTGTGAGGGATCCCGGTTTTTGCCGATTATGGCGAATGGGGGTTATCCTGCTTTCGCACAGTATGTGCCAAGCGGTGAAGACTCCTACTTGGTACCCTGGGGTATTCACATTATTGAAATAAAGGACAAGAAAGTATACCACGTCCAAAATTTCATTAGTACAAAATTATTTTCCCGATTTGGGCTTCCTGAACAAATACACCGATGAATATCGTAATCTGATTTCGTCTAAATAAATGAGAAACAAAATTACGATTATCATTAGTGAGGTGTCCTTCAAAATCGAAACAATCCAAAGTATGGAGATATTGGACCGAGTAGAGTCACATAACGAAGTGGAATCAAGCTTCAGAGGAGGGGCAAGCGCCAAAAGCGGAGAATGATTTGCAGGCCAATATGTAATGCCCTAGGCCGCTATAGTAGCAATGTCGAATAAAATATAGAAAGGACGATAGTTAATGCGTAAAATCATTCTATTCATTCACAGTACTATTAATGGAGTTGTCACTGGCGACCCAAGCGAGGACAAAACCAACTGGGCGGTCTGGAGAAATAGCGCTGGCATCGAGGAAGGTTCTCAGTATCTATTAAATATTTTCGAGACAGCTGATACCATTTTGCTTGGCCGCGGAACCTACGAAGACCTCTCTAGAAAGTGGCCGACTATTCGAGGGGCCAAACGGGACGATGGTGGTTCAAGCCTGGGTGATAAGATAAACAACGCCCACAAACTAGTTGTAACAAGCGCCCGCCCGCTCGACAAGCTAAAATGGGGAGAATTTGAAGCTCCAAAACAATTGACCGGCAGTAATATAGAAGAGCAAATTAAGGACCTAAAAAATGGTGACGGTGGCGACATTGTTATTTTCGGTAGTCCAACGCTCGTGCGATCACTTGCAAACGCAAATCTTATTGACGAATATCAGATAGTCATGCACCCGGTTGTGGTCAACGTAGGTGAGCATTTGTTTGACAATCTTAAGGAGCGGAAGGACTTCCATCTCGTGGACGTCAAAACACTTTCGGTTGGTTCCCTCTTGGTAACCTACAGACCCGCTAAAGCTTAGCTCAACCGGGCAGATCATTACTGTCAATACACCCGCCACGGGCGGGTGTATTGTTATCGACACAAATAGCTACCCAGTTGGTTAAGCGCAATGGACCGTCTGTTAACACAGCACGCCGTATTGCAAGGAAGGCTAAGTGAAATTGAGAAAGATATTACTAAGCCATCTTCGGAAACATTGATTCAACTTAGAAAGCAGCTTAACATCGACTTAAATTGGCTTCTACATATGGAGTAGCCTTAGAGAAGGGTGAAATTCTCCAAGAAAACAATTGCTGAACTTAGAATGGGGTGCCCGTGGGACCGTGATCCCGTGCGCAATGGCTGACCTCATAATACGGACGAGCAGTTTAGTGTAGTGAATTCTGCGAAGAAGTGGCACACTCTTCGGGAGCCAGCGGATTAAGCATCAAGCAGTTGCTTTAATTTGGATTCCGTAGAGGATCCCAGCACAGGCGTATAAATGCTGCAGCGTAAATCAGCACTGCCGTGCAACTGCAGAGACGTTAGCTCGAACAACATTTTCCCTGCCTTTGAATGGCGAAATTCGATTGTAACCTCTGGAGCGGAGCTTACTTTGCTTTGCTCCCACAGCCGGTTGAAATCAGGATGTCGCTCCTTCATCTCATCGAGAAATCGATCATACCACTCATCCTCCACATATTGCCCGTAATAAGAGCGAAAAATCGCAAGAAATCCGCTTGCAAAATGCTCCCAATTGACAGCCAGTCTCCGAAATTCCTTCCTCGTAAACAGTAGTGGAATCAAGTTGCGTTCTTCCGGATCCACGTCGTCAAAGTTGATAAACACGTGGGATGCAGCCTCATTCCAGCCGACAATCCAGCATCGCCGATCGGAGATGATCGTCGGGCAGTAGCGCAGTTCCCGAAGAATTCTGGACAAGGCTGCGCTAATTTGCGGCTGCCCCTCCTGGAACAGACTTGCTCCTGAAATGTTCGAGCTAGTCTCCAGCGCAAGAGAAAACAAATATTTCCGTTCATCGACAG
This is a stretch of genomic DNA from Paenibacillus sp. sptzw28. It encodes these proteins:
- a CDS encoding glycoside hydrolase family 32 protein is translated as MSILKVEKYRPKFHFSPAAEWMNDPNGLVYFNEEYHLFYQHHPYGMEMGAMHWGHAVSRDLMTWEHLPVALAPDENGMIFSGSAVVDWNDTTGFFGGKPGLVAIFTHHNGLTLNQTQSIAYSHDSGRTWIKYEGNPVISSDKYDDFRDPKVFWHEETKRWVMVLACGQTVCFYHSTNLKEWTFSSEFGKGIGSHDGVWECPDLFALPVDGDKTKLKWVFLVSIGNEPDIKEGSRTQYFTGHFDGRTFMPDEASQTIRWLDYGRDNYAGVSWSDIPEEDGRRIYIGWMSNWRYASTTPTKSWRGAMTIPRELTLESRNGEAALIQRPVLELEKFRTPLLEVEGEAVNELNLLLKDQQLVTYEIVAEFEPVQGIDSFGFKLRTSQQEETVAGYSVKESAVFVDRTRSGVVDFHEHFPGKHQAVLPPDLQYLQLRLIVDRSSVELFAGDGLVAITDLIYPSPSSLGLSFFCNGKNEIPYKVKMYKL
- a CDS encoding discoidin domain-containing protein, whose protein sequence is MQAPNGASVQVWLTDVQSGTYVDRKDDLAFTPKQTDNPLTIQVDESRKYQQVQGFGAAMTDSSAWLIGNKMSDAQRTELIKNLFDPSSGIGLSLLRTPMGATDVNASGNYSYDDMPAGQTDGALANFSIQHDEAYIIPALKQALSFNPSIKITATPWSPPGWMKTSGSMIGGTLKDEYYSTLASYFVKFIQAYKKAGVPISYVSPQNEPMGTPTWPGMFLSAYQETQLIQEMGKAFDANNIPAKILAWDHNWDVPSYPEKIFSDPAASKYAVGTGWHVYSGSPIYQTLVHNNYPSKEAFITEATGGTWQASDQAAFSDALHTWIINGTRNWANGVMLWNIALDPDMGPLNSDTNGIPMMRGLVTIDPTNGKVSYNVDYHALAQASKFVKPGAYRIYSNTFGQGSIEDVAFQNPDGSKVLIAYNSGDAAKTFSVANGTRSFDYTLNAGNAVTFKWAGPPQNGNHAPAATNVSDPTHDFTFQPGSGPVTITYDPALLPLQNTIRTGNSFLTYSFPSGASIQTGGTALNRSRWTVTSSSNSVGDGTGNAAGDLAKNAIDGDINTRWTNGHGQKNGDWFQIDLGSPASFNQIVLDNSVNSSFDYINKYQVYVSNDGVNWGSAIANGSGGIGRIDITLPTQTAQYIRIVNTAPSGFWWSIGEINVYGPSNGTDSGSIAAPTSVSNGLQLQNWTSPEGTQVTVVYNGTGSSQSFPISTDSSFTYTLPSGTSAMFTTRDSSSFRAPAFSSMTPNEGIAGYMITINGSNFGNLQGLGTVTFGSIPANIESWSESSITAYVPNGVPSGTVTASVYGSSGVYAGGSPFNVIGLPPALQRTGWTATATNVSPWGDVPGKMLDGDINSRYSSGTGQYNGLSFTVDMGQTQTFDKIVMDSGSSTGDYARSADVYVSADGTNWTKVSSVTGTGPVELSSFATQRARYIKVVNTGSAGNWWSIAEFNVYNSKSTWTVTATDVS
- a CDS encoding discoidin domain-containing protein; amino-acid sequence: MLDGNSETRYSSGTAQYNGLSFTVDMGQSQTFNNIVIDSGSGSNDYARSSDVFVFTDGTNWTKVTSVTGTGPLQQITFKAQTARYIKVVNTGNEGYWWSVAEFNVYNAAADYRTGWTATATDVSPWGDVPGNMLDGSLGTRYSSGTGQYNGLSFTVDMGQTQTFNKIVIDSGSGSNDYARSSDVFVSTDGTNWTKVTSVTGTGPLQQITFPMQTARYIKVVCTGSEGYWWSVAEFNVYNTAAE
- a CDS encoding GNAT family N-acetyltransferase, with the protein product MSALVRSAELKDLTSLTELMYEYIVGFYQNPGPPIDNVHHLIRTLFDKQHGIQFVVEEIGRLVGFATLYFTFSTMKTDKIAVMNDLFVKEPFRDTELESQLYLACKKYCIDRGYANMTWITSINNTRAQSFFNRMNAIQGKDWVHFSIN
- a CDS encoding dihydrofolate reductase family protein, coding for MRKIILFIHSTINGVVTGDPSEDKTNWAVWRNSAGIEEGSQYLLNIFETADTILLGRGTYEDLSRKWPTIRGAKRDDGGSSLGDKINNAHKLVVTSARPLDKLKWGEFEAPKQLTGSNIEEQIKDLKNGDGGDIVIFGSPTLVRSLANANLIDEYQIVMHPVVVNVGEHLFDNLKERKDFHLVDVKTLSVGSLLVTYRPAKA
- a CDS encoding helix-turn-helix domain-containing protein, translating into MDRLLTQHAVLQGRLSEIEKDITKPSSETLIQLRKQLNIDLNWLLHME
- a CDS encoding helix-turn-helix transcriptional regulator, encoding MNRQTRLQALSVFLKAQRAKISPEAAGIPPGTRRRTSGLRREEVAQLAGVSPTWYTWLEQGRDIKVSSSVLDCVASALKLTVDERKYLFSLALETSSNISGASLFQEGQPQISAALSRILRELRYCPTIISDRRCWIVGWNEAASHVFINFDDVDPEERNLIPLLFTRKEFRRLAVNWEHFASGFLAIFRSYYGQYVEDEWYDRFLDEMKERHPDFNRLWEQSKVSSAPEVTIEFRHSKAGKMLFELTSLQLHGSADLRCSIYTPVLGSSTESKLKQLLDA